The DNA region GTGTGGCCCAGTTTGCCTGTGAGAGTGATGAGGACGCTATCAATCAGATCAGAATACTCCTGTCATATCTGCCGTCCAACAACATGGAAGATCCGCCCATCGTTCCCACCGGCGATGATCCCAGGCGGACGGATCCGGCACTTGATACCATCATTCCGGACAACCCCAACCAGGCCTATGACATGAAGGAAGTGATTCGCAGCATCGTGGATAACGGCGAGATGTTCGAGCCTCACCAGTACTATGCCCGCAATATTATCGTTTGTTTTGCCAGGCTCAACGGCAGAAGCATCGGCATCATCGCCAATCAGCCCCAGGTTCTGGCCGGCTGTCTTGATATTGACGCTTCGGACAAGGCCACCCGCTTTATCCGCTTCTGCGACGCCTTTAACATTCCGATGTTGACCATCGCGGACGTTCCCGGATATTTGCCCGGAAGCCAGCAGGAATGGAGCGGGATCATCCGGCACGGCGCCAAGCTCCTGTGGTGCTATTCGGAGGCGACGGTTCCCAAATTGCTGCTGGTAACGCGCAAGGACTACGGCGGGTCTTACCTGGCGATGTGCTCCAAGGATCTGGGCGCCGACATGGCCTTTGCCTGGCCCAGCGCCGAGATTGCGGTGATGGGCGCTGCGGGAGCCTGCAATATCATTCATCGCCGGGAAATCAAGGCGGCCGAGGATCCTGCCGCCAAGCGCAAGGAACTGGTCAAGGAATACGAGGATTTGTTTTCGAATCCATATTGCGCCGCCAGCCGGGGGTATATTGACGCCGTGATTGTGCCCAGCGAGACACGGCCGCGCCTGATCGACGCCCTGGAGATCATGTGCAGCAAACGAGAGACGCTCCCACCGAAGAAGCACGGGAACATACCGCTATAACTGATGGTTGCGCGTTTCGTGTTCCGGGTTGCAAGTTGGATATCACCCGTAACCCGCAACGCGGAACCCGAAACTCGTAAGGATGACCAAATGAATAACCGCAAGAAGCAGGCCGCGGCAATTGCTGCGGTGCTGAAATACCTTAAGGCCGAACAAGAGGCGATCGCGATACGGGCCATGGCTTTACCGGCATTAACTGCCCGGGCAGTACCGCCATTGAAAGTGTGGGGACTCGGCGGCCGCCAGGCGCAGATGCAGATGCGCACCTTGATGCAGATGAAAACCTTTAAATAAAATCGTTGCACGATTTTATATAGCGCGGCTTCGCCGCTTTACAAGAGGGCTATAAAAGTTAATATATACCATAGGAGAACTTAACAATGAGCAAGCATGATCAAGTCAAAATGACCACCATGGACTACAGCCCGGACAGACCCAAGGCGAAAAATCCGCTGAAGGTGATGGACCTTTCCTTTCGCGACGGCCATCAATCCCTGTTTGCCACCAGGGGACGGACCGAAGACATGATCCCGGTTGCCGAGATGATGGATGAGGTCGGTTTCTGGGCGCTCGAAACCTGGGGCGGTGCCACCTTTGATACCATGCACCGCTTCTTGAATGAAGATCCATGGGAACGGATCCGGACTTTGAAACGCTATATCAAAAAAACACCGTTTTCCATGCTGCTGCGGGCCCAGAACCTGGTGGGATACCGCAATTATGCCGACGATCTCGCCCGGGCCTTTGTGGAGCGGGCGGCGGCCAACGGTATGGATATCTTCAGGACCTTTGACGCCTTGAACGACTTCCGCAACTTTGAAACGGTTGTTGCCGTGATTAAAGCCTGCGGCAAACATTTTCAGGGGTGTATCTGTTATACCATGACCGAGCCCCGGCTGGGCGGAGACGTTTACGATATCGACTACTTCGTCAGCAAGGCCAAGGACCTGGAGGCCATGGGCGCCGACAGTATCTGCGTCAAGGACATGGCAGGTCTGATTGCACCTTATGATGCCTATCAAGTCATCAAGGCCCTAAAGGCCGCCG from Candidatus Desulfatibia profunda includes:
- a CDS encoding methylmalonyl-CoA carboxyltransferase, which encodes MGIIEDRIKDLKNREAKALEMGGEKAVAKQRESGKLTARERLNVLFDPETFREVDMFVSHRCVNFDMEKIDIPSDGVITGHGQVDGRPVFAFAQDFTARAGTLGEMHAKKICKIMGLALKAGVPLVGLNDSGGARIQEGVDALSGYGQIFYRNSLSSGVIPQISAIMGPTAGGAVYSPAMTDWVFMVKNTSYMFITGPDVIKSVTGEEISFEDLGGAMTHNEKSGVAQFACESDEDAINQIRILLSYLPSNNMEDPPIVPTGDDPRRTDPALDTIIPDNPNQAYDMKEVIRSIVDNGEMFEPHQYYARNIIVCFARLNGRSIGIIANQPQVLAGCLDIDASDKATRFIRFCDAFNIPMLTIADVPGYLPGSQQEWSGIIRHGAKLLWCYSEATVPKLLLVTRKDYGGSYLAMCSKDLGADMAFAWPSAEIAVMGAAGACNIIHRREIKAAEDPAAKRKELVKEYEDLFSNPYCAASRGYIDAVIVPSETRPRLIDALEIMCSKRETLPPKKHGNIPL